The following coding sequences are from one Brienomyrus brachyistius isolate T26 chromosome 15, BBRACH_0.4, whole genome shotgun sequence window:
- the LOC125708920 gene encoding corticoliberin-like: MKLHLLVSIAVLLVAFLPRHECRAIEPPGALPAPAHQSAPQQQQQQHLPLLVRLGSEYFVRLGDGGRGQPVIPVSSADATVKKALDLQLTQRLLQSKVDNLSRFAGSLAEPEERAKRSEEPPISLDLTFHLLREVLEMARAEQLAQQAHSNRKMMEIIGK; the protein is encoded by the coding sequence ATGAAGCTCCATCTACTTGTGTCCATCGCGGTCCTCCTAGTCGCCTTTCTGCCCCGGCATGAATGCAGAGCCATCGAGCCCCCCGgcgccctgccggctcctgccCACCAGTCTGctccacagcagcagcagcagcagcatcttCCGCTTCTGGTGCGTCTCGGATCGGAGTACTTCGTCCGGCTTGGAGACGGCGGTCGCGGGCAGCCAGTCATTCCGGTGTCGTCCGCCGACGCGACCGTCAAAAAGGCGCTTGATCTGCAGTTAACGCAGCGCCTCCTGCAGAGCAAGGTCGACAACCTGAGCCGGTTTGCCGGCAGCCTCGCCGAGCCGGAGGAGAGGGCAAAGCGCTCTGAGGAGCCTCCCATTTCACTGGATCTAACTTTCCACCTGCTCCGAGAAGTGCTGGAAATGGCCAGAGCGGAGCAGCTGGCACAGCAAGCCCACAGCAACAGGAAAATGATGGAAATCATCGGTAAATAA
- the rrs1 gene encoding LOW QUALITY PROTEIN: ribosome biogenesis regulatory protein homolog (The sequence of the model RefSeq protein was modified relative to this genomic sequence to represent the inferred CDS: deleted 1 base in 1 codon) has protein sequence MAASIEEVLAKAERDEAEKLQSIRVEKELELEFDVGNLLAFDKNAPDLRDFRAQKKENFLRSLARDNAQLLVNEIWKVPTDRLDGVVVAKLPDPVTRLPREKPVPKPKPPTKWEEFAKLKGIQNRKKTNLVWDDVHKEWRRRWGYKRAKDDTKDWLIEVPEISDPNEDQFAKRIQAKKERVAKNELNRLRNIARAHKLQLPGAGLMPTGQPSRSELTKAEQVARLSTASVGKFQERLPKEKAPKNTGKRRKFQPNIGDFSTEKQKQLDLLKIMDGKKPRLDITKAVNKQMRAEDMENASRKRKEAGKKGRKGHFTGKGKGKGKGKGAGAAAGGKNRKPRKALGKR, from the exons ATGGCAGCCAGCATCGAGGAGGTGCTCGCTAAAGCGGAGAGAGATGAAGCGGAGAAGCTTCAGAGCATTAGAGTCGAGAAGGAGTTAGAGTTGGAGTTTGACGTGGGGAACCTGCTCGCCTTCGACAAGAATGCGCCGGACCTCCGAGACTTCAGAGCCCAGAAGAAGGAGAACTTCCTGCGCTCGCTGGCCCGGGACAACGCGCAGCTCCTCGTCAACGAGATCTGGAAAGTGCCGACTGACAGGCTTGACGGCGTCGTGGTCGCTAAACTGCCGGATCCCGTCACCCGCCTGCCGAGGGAGAAGCCGGTACCGAAGCCGAAGCCTCCGACTAAATGGGAGGAGTTCGCGAAACTTAAGGGGATCCAGAACAGAAAGAAAACCAACCTGGTGTGGGACGATGTTCACAAGGAATGGAGGAGGCGCTGGGGCTACAAGCGAGCTAAGGATGACACCAAGGACTGGCTCATAGAGGTGCCGGAGATCTCCGATCCGAACGAGGACCAGTTCGCCAAGCGCATCCAAGCCAAGAAGGAGAGGGTGGCGAAGAACGAACTGAACCGACTGAGGAACATTGCGAGGGCGCACAAGCTCCAGCTGCCGGGCGCTGGGCTGATGCCCACCGGCCAGCCGTCCAGGTCCGAGCTGACCAAGGCCGAGCAGGTAGCCAGGCTGTCCACCGCGTCCGTGGGCAAGTTTCAGGAGCGCCTGCCGAAGGAGAAAGCCCCAAAAAACACCGGCAAGAGGAGAAAGTTTCAGCCCAATATTGGCGACTTCTCCACCGAGAAGCAGAAGCAGCTGGACCTCCTGAAGATCATGGACGGGAAGAAGCCCCGGCTGGATATCACCAAAGCCGTGAACAAGCAGATGAGGGCGGAGGACATGGAAAACGCCTCCAGAAAGAGGAAGGAAGCCGGAAAGAAGGGGCGAAAGGGGCATTTTACAGGGAAAGGGAAAGGGAAG GGGAAAGGGAAAGGGGCCGGGGCAGCTGCCGGGGGCAAGAACCGCAAGCCGCGAAAGGCACTCGGCAAGAGATGA